Proteins encoded together in one Scyliorhinus canicula chromosome 21, sScyCan1.1, whole genome shotgun sequence window:
- the spout1 gene encoding putative methyltransferase C9orf114 homolog produces the protein MATMDQPREKRRKEQPGEMSRSDRKKLKEARKQDVKRLKELEFLKKLEKQRAAEEKAQKDLEGKEEQKGRLYTVSVALPGSVLDNAQSPELRTYLAGQIARACTVFSVDEIVVFDEQGEDVKSVNGEFRGIGKKGQASVQLARILQYLECPQYLRKSFFPKHQDLQFAGLLNPLDSPHHMRVNEVSEYREGVVVKRPSKPNKGSFVDCGMRKGVQIDRNLQAGLRVTVQMQKNENSESKVLKGTVVAPHSPRTESGLYWGYTMRLASCLSAVFTECPFSDGYDLSIGTSERGSNVDSVTLPPFKHLLVVFGGLQGLEASVDIDQSLTVTDPSTLFHHYLNTCPGQGSRTIRTEEALLITLSILRPKIDTAVGRSTSP, from the exons ATGGCGACGATGGATCAGCCTCGGGAGAAGCGCCGAAAGGAGCAGCCG GGTGAAATGAGCAGATCTGACAGGAAGAAATTGAAAGAAGCCA GGAAGCAAGATGTAAAACGACTGAAAGAACTTGAATTCTTGAAGAAACTTGAGAAACAAAGGGCAGCGGAAGAGAAAGCTCAGAAAGATCTGGAGGGAAAAGAAGAACAGAAAG GGCGTCTGTACACGGTTAGTGTGGCATTACCGGGGTCAGTACTGGATAATGCCCAATCTCCAGAGCTCAGAACATACTTGGCTGGACAGATAGCACGAGCCTGTACTGTGTTCTCTGTGGATGAAATTGTGGTCTTTgacgaacagggagaagatgtaaA GAGCGTCAATGGTGAATTCCGAGGAATTGGGAAGAAAGGACAAGCCAGTGTGCAACTTGCACGGATCCTGCAGTACCTCGAGTGTCCACA GTACCTGAGGAAGTCCTTCTTTCCAAAGCATCAGGATCTGCAGTTTGCAG GCCTCCTGAATCCACTCGACAGTCCGCATCACATGCGGGTAAACGAGGTATCTGAGTACCGTGAGGGAGTGGTTGTCAAACGGCCGTCTAAACCCAACAAAGGATCATTCGTGGACTGTGGCATGAGAAAG GGAGTACAGATTGACAGAAATCTTCAAGCTGGTTTGCGAGTCACTGTTCAAAtgcagaagaatgaaaattcag AGAGCAAAGTTTTGAAGGGAACAGTTGTCGCGCCTCACTCTCCTCGGACAGAGTCTGGTCTGTACTGGGGTTACACCATGCGACTTGCTTCATGCCTCA GTGCTGTGTTTACAGAGTGCCCATTCAGCGATGGCTACGACCTTTCAATTGGCACATCCGAGCGAGGGTCAAATGTCGACAGCGTTACACTTCCCCCATTCAA GCACTTGTTGGTGGTGTTTGGTGGTCTTCAGGGGCTCGAGGCCAGTGTAGACATCGACCAAAGCCTCACTGTTACAGACCCTAGCACCCTCTTTCACCATTATCTGAACACCTGTCCTGGGCAAGGCAGCCGTACCATCCGCACAGAG GAAGCTCTACTCATTACGCTGTCTATATTGAGACCAAAGATTGATACGGCAGTCGGAAGATCCACTTCACCTTGA